In Nicotiana tabacum cultivar K326 chromosome 19, ASM71507v2, whole genome shotgun sequence, one DNA window encodes the following:
- the LOC107789442 gene encoding TATA-box-binding protein, whose protein sequence is MADQGLEGSQPVDLTKHLSGIVPTLQNIVSTVNLDCKLDLKAIALQARNAEYNPKRFAAVIMRIREPKTTALIFASGKMVCTGAKSEQQSKLAARKYARIIQKLGFPAKFKDFKIQNIVGSCDVKFPIRLEGLAYAHGAFSSYEPELFPGLIYRMKQPKIVLLIFVSGKIVITGAKVRDETYTAFENIYPVLTEFRKNQQ, encoded by the exons ATGGCGGATCAGGGATTGGAAGGGAGCCAACCAGTGGATCTCACCAAGCACCTTTCTGGAATAGTCCCTACCCTCCA GAATATTGTGTCAACAGTAAATCTGGACTGCAAGTTGGACCTTAAAGCCATTGCACTTCAAGCTCGAAATGCAGAGTACAATCCAAAG CGTTTTGCTGCAGTGATCATGAGAATTAGAGAACCAAAAACTACAGCACTGATTTTTGCTTCTGGGAAGATG GTCTGTACTGGAGCAAAAAGTGAACAACAGTCAAAGTTGGCAGCACGGAAA TATGCTAGAATCATTCAAAAGCTTGGTTTTCCAGCCAAGTTTAAG GATTTTAAGATCCAGAATATAGTTGGTTCTTGTGATGTTAAATTTCCTATTCGACTTGAAGGCCTTGCATATGCCCACGGTGCTTTCTCAAGT TACGAGCCAGAACTATTCCCTGGATTAATATATCGCATGAAACAACCAAAAATAGTGCTGCTTATTTTTGTTTCTGGGAAAATTGTCATCACAGGAGCTAAG GTTAGAGATGAGACATATACTGCCTTTGAGAACATATACCCAGTTCTTACTGAGTTCAGGAAGAATCAGCAATG A